The region TCATCGACCAGTTCCGAAGCTAACCCCCCGAGCAGAGCCCAGGCACTCGTATCTTCAAGGCGCGTAAGCAGATCGTGGTGTCAGGCGGAACCATGAGTTCACCCTTGATCCTCCAGCGCTCCGGTATTGGCGACCCTGCCAAGCTCCGCGCCGCCGGCGTCAAGCCGATTGTCGATCTTCCTGGTGTTGGTCTTAATTTCCAAGATCATTACTTGACCTTCAGTCTCTATCGAGCCAAACCCGGAGTGGAAAGTTTTGATGATTTTGCCCGTGGTGATCCTGCTACTCAGAAGCGTACGCTTGTTCCCGAGACGTCGATACTCAGTGATGACCCGGCTGACATAAAATCCAGGTGTCTTTGAGGAATGGAACCTCAAGGGAACCGGTCCCTTGGCAACTAATGGCATCGAGGCAGGGGTGAAGATCAGGCCCACGCCTGAGGAATTGAAGGAGTTTGAGTCGTGGCCAACACCGAACTTCAAGGAGGGCTGGGAGTCGTACTTCAAGAACAAACCCGACAAGCCCGTCATGCACTATTCGGTCATCGCTGGCTGGTTTGGCGACCACATGCTGGTGCCTCCTGGGAATTATTTCACAATGTGGGTGACCATTTCACTCTCGGAATCACACAGCCTCATGAGCCCAGTCTAACATGCATACCTTTTAGGTTCCACTTCCTTGAGTATCCCTTCAGTCGTGGAAAGACTCACATCACGTCTCCCGATCCGTACGCCGTCCCAGACTTTGATGCCGGATTCATGAGTGACCCTCGCGATATGGGCAAGTCCGAATCTCCAGCTCCATCTGAAGACGGATGTGCTAACATGACCGCCATGGAATAGTACCTATGGTCTGGGGCTACATAAAGTCTCGCGAGACCGCCAGACGTATGGATGCCTACGCGGGCGAGTGCCAGAGTATGCATCCCGTCTTTGACTACGACTCGGAAGCTCGCGCCCATGACCTCAACTTGGCCGGTGAGTTCCAAAACCTTGAACCATCCCAGGCAAGAAAGCTGACACCCGATGACCAGACACCAACGCTTACGCGCTTCCTGGCAACATCACTGCCGGTATCCAACACGGCAGCTGGAGCGTCCCGCTCCCAGAGCCCGAAGACAAGCTCACACCGGAGAACATCAAACGCATCGTCTCCAGCAACCGCAAGGACAAGAGAAGGGAGCTCAAGTATACCAAAAAGGACATCCAAGCCATCGAAGAATGGGTCAAGCGCCACGTGGAGACCACCTGGCACTGCCTGGGCACGTGCTCCATGGCTCCCAGGGAGGGCAACAGCATCGTGAAGCATGGCGTCCTCGATGAACGCCTCAACGTCCACGGTGTCAAGGGCCTCAAAGTAGCAGACCTTTCCATCGCACCAGACAACGTGGGAGCGAATACCTTCACAGTGGCCCTTACAATTGGAGAGAAAGCGGCGGCTCTCGTGGCAGAGGATCTCGGATACTCTGGTGAGGCTCTGGAGATGAAGGTGCCGGATTATCACGCACCGGGCGAGAACCGGCTTGCCAGTCGACTTTGAGCGTGTATCGTGCACAGGCATTTTCAGAAAAGCGTCACAGGCAACAGGACGCAAGCTGGAAAGCAATGGAgcggaagagaaggagggagggaggtggaagaaggggcCCAGACGTGAATCTCAAGATAAGTGGATCCAATCCAGGGGCTTGATAGGGGCAACACAACTCGGACACTGGGGACACTCCTTTGAGTTACGTATTCTTTTGACGGTCTTCGTGGGAAGCTTGTGTATGAGTTTCTATTTCTTTTATGGATATCAAACTTACTTGAATCAATACCTGAATGGTTAAGGGATATCTTTAGCACCCCGGCCGTTCTCAGTACCGTAGGGGTCAATGGCAACCACACACACGTGCATTTATGGACCTGTCCTTCTCATTAGACACTCGGTAGCCAGGAATACGTGACATGATCAACCACTCAGCGGCATAAAATGGCATTTAATATGCCGAAAAGACCAGGAAACAAGCCCTCAAACGCAACTCCAAGACCTATCAACCATCTTAAGAGGCCTGTTGATATCTTAAAGggcctattaactatctCAAGAGGGCTGCTTACTGTCTTAAAAGACCTGTTGACTACCCTAAAAGGCCAGTTTACTTTTTAACGAGGCCTATTGACCATATTCCATTGCACATTCATTACCTAGCTTGCAACACATATTGAGTAATCTGGCAATGCATCTAGATTATAATAAGAGCCCGGTCGATTATGTTTCGACACATAATCACATCACATCATAGTCAATCAATCAACAAATATCAAAGAACCTTTCCCCGAGCAGGCTCCCCAAGTACTGCCAGGCTTGCTCCTAAATGTTTTTTTTCCTAGGTACCTGAAGATTTGTGACAGCTACCCGCCGAACTGGCGAGGACTCCAGTACCGAAACAATATCATCACCAGCTGTGAGGAATGAGTGCCTTTACCTCGTGCTCTTTACAGACGAACAGATGCAGTACGTGCGTGTTCAAGATCAGGTTGAGTTCGTCCCTGAGTCAATCCCGCGCAGCCTAAGTCACTTTCATCTAAGTTGCCGGTGATCTAACTAGGTAACATGCGCCCACAACTGGCCAGGTCCAGATCCAGGGTTCGATTAGGAAAGTCGGATTGATAGGCAAAAATAAGataataaagagaaaaagaacaggagaaaaaagaattGACAGAGGAGAGGAAATCCTTGGGCTCTAAAAGTCTTCTCatgtcacacggcaaaagccaaccacccacaaccaccaccaacaacactgtcgataccaccgcaaggaggggtaactgcacgttgtgagccagtcgtcaaagtgaggcagacaatcagaagtcatggcggttatcaaaggaagcccactagccctatataatattaaaggacttggcagcggcctgaggccaacaagggcacgggccaggcaagggaggataaaatacgcgttCAGGATTACCAAAACTATAttgcttcttcatctttcagtatcacgctcttcgaggccattgaagattattagcctgaattgaaccataAGTTCTaagccctgatattgcagcccttattatatataatctttaaataACCGAAGacgataattaatatattataataataatactaTAGCGCTATTACTATTTACCCCGCTTTCTtcctttattaatatttactaCGTTATTATTAGCGCTACCTTTAGATATCGTTAAAGGATTTATTctattactttataacctttagGTTAATAACGACGAAAACTCTGACTTTACTATAGGAGAGTACTTCTTTAATTTGTTACCTATTCCGCGACCCTTTATTCCTAGCTACGTAGCCTATATTCCTCTCCCGATATTACTAACCACGACGTTACTTATATACGCGACCGCTcgaaatttataaaaaaaactcGATAATACGTCTATCTttacctataatatatcggATTATCGCTTCCCGTTAGCCAAGCCTATTTAAATTAACGACTATATAGAgcttatactttacttactttaggattttaaaattattataagtaaCCCtactaatatataacctttccttaatactatttaagaTCTAATACCGTAAATCGTTAAACTCTATTACTATATAAGCGAGacttataaaaatatataataacttacttaatagtaaaataagGACCGTATCGACGGTTAAAAACTCGTAcgctttaaataataatataaatatatctatatataatatactatttatattaatatagttaAGCTCGGGGTTTAAATTTCGGATTAATAGATTTAACACTTCTAATAGTAAATCGAAAATACTAATATTACCTTCGCGGACgaaatttaaaaaactattaCGGTTATTACTTAAAATAAgtattaacggtaataagttattaaataattttgCGAATTTACTAAACGTTATTAAACGGCTTTATTAACCCTCGAAAAGGAAattataaactaaaaaaaatttaataaaTAGGTCGAGATTTAaaccctttaatataattaatatatcgATAAACTTCTAACGAAAAAATTCGTTAACCCCTTTAcgttaaataaatatagcCGAACCGTTATAAAATAGGTTAAGAAATTAACGGAGGAGGCTTTAAAGAAATTTCgcttataattaaagtaaaactttaatactaATATCGAATCGgtttaatataattttaattaacggGTATCGACGTAACTATCGTAACCGTCTTTAGCCGTacctttaaagatattatcTTTAACTTAACGCGTTAAAGAGAATCTAACTATTTAGGTATTACGAACTACCTAAATATACCGTACGGTCTAATAAACTAATATTTAATTCGAATCCGTTCAGGTCGGTTTTATACATATAGTACTTACGTTTAACggtaaaagtaaaggaaatcttcctttatagtaatttttcGCCGCGAATAGAGaactattttttaattttaatagcTCGGACTTAAAGGATTTTACCGATAATCGACGAGAAAAGCgattattatttaacggaAACGGAGGCCTATTTAAAAAacctttaataaaatataattattttcGGTTACTTAATCCTTTAAAACGAAACGACTTTACTTAActtatttattacttttctTAAATACCGATCTAGATTAACCCGGTATATATATCGAAACCTCCGGcctataataataaagatcTCTTTAAATTCCGGCTTTAGTAACTTAAAGTAGAAGCCTATATAgatttttactttattaagtTCTTTAGCGATTAGGTTAAAATTAATTAgattaggtttttttttataaataaaatttaaatatagtattaatagCGAGTTAGTTAAATACGtaaattaaactttatagatacttaaaataattatattattactattaaagaGTATTTCCGGAATACagctaaaaagtattataatacctataagATATAGgaatttaaatattatagagatattttttaatatttaactaaGCTTTCCGATTTTAACgaagtaatatagtaattagGAACTATATTCTAAAATTATATATCGAAagtactattaaataaaattattaaactaatttactcgaaataaaataatatcctaaaaataaataataatttctttaacgctattaaaaaaataaattatatttacgaaaatatatttattaactttaatatcgttattaATTACCGGGTAGGAAAAAAcgtatttactttaatttcGGAGCGCTTAAAGTCGGGCCTTCCTTACTAAAATCGTTTTTAATAACcgttaaatttatttttaaaaagtattaaaatcctttttaaaatactaAACGCTAGACTTAATttaaaagatattaaatagATAACCGTTAAGGAAGCCCTAACAGaaattttataaaaaaacgtcgataaatataaaaaagacggctttatatattaataatatagtcgtaataactattatacttttacttaCTTCGTTAAAAAGGATATTTCTAGTAATAACTTTCCCGCGGCTCCTTTTAAAATAGCCGGagttaaaaagaaagttaaaaaaaaaagaaaaaaaaacgaaatagtatttttaaagaaaatataaattaatattattaaaatatatattaataataataaattacCGGTCTTCGAagtatttaataataatatatttaataccgaAATAGGTTTTTATTAAGCCGCTTACTTACGCcgataaaatataattagcCTATTAGCGTTACcgttataaaagttaaacgcctttataaaaaaaataaaaataaataattataatagcgTTTTAAGGTTAGAactaaatttattattaatataagtattattaaaggtaCTAATACGCGATCTCGAGAATACCTAATACGCGTCTTTTTAAACCTTAATAGTACCGTTTTAGTTTTATCGAAGGATATAGTAACTTACTTCGCGATTAAAACCTTTCGTTACTTTTTTAAGTTTTACCTTTAATCCTTTACTAAAGAAGGAAATATTAAGAAAGAAGCGTTATATACCGATATTATAGTActtaagtatttaaaaaactactttattaaattataattcGAAATTAATAAGCTcgatataaaatataatattattttattatattaataactttaaaaatattaattaaccgGCTTTTACGATTAAAATTTTATAAAAATCGTATTTACCTTTCCTATATACCGCGAACGATATACTAGCCTTTCGGTATTTAAAAAGGTTAATAGGATTATTTTTAGCGTTAAAGACGATCGAAGTTTTATTCCCGAACGCTTCCGGGATTTAATACCGCTAATCCCTTacgatatatttaaaaagctatttaattataagcCCTAAAACTATACGATCGACttaataaatagtaaaatactattataaaAGCCTATCTATTCCTTTAACGGTAAGGAATTTAAGTTCCTACgtatatagctaaataagATATTAGCTAAAGGTAAGATTAGGCTTTTTAAGTCCCCTTATAGCGCTCCACtctttatagtaaataaaaataccTCTatcgaaaaaaaagggatTTATAAAAACGACCTTCGATTAATCGTAGATTAAAGAGTACTTAACggtattactatttttaataaatatcctttattatttattaataagcTATAAAATCGCTTCGCTAAAgctaaatactttattaaaatCGATTTTAAAAGTAGATTTAATTTCgtataaattaaagaaaaaaataaatgGAAAACGGCCTTCCGCTACCGCTATAGCCTTTTTAAGTTTACAGTTATATATTTTAGCCTAATTAATACCCTAGCTACTTTCTAAACTATAGTTTATAGAATTTTTAGcgatttaattaatataggGGTACTGGCTTAcgtaaataatatttttatatataccgATACTATAGAGGAGTACGACCGGCTTATAAAAGAAGTACTACgaaagctaaaaaaaaataactttattattttaataaaaaaatatatataggtaataagGTAA is a window of Podospora pseudopauciseta strain CBS 411.78 chromosome 1, whole genome shotgun sequence DNA encoding:
- the AOX1 gene encoding Alternative oxidase, mitochondrial precursor (CAZy:AA3; COG:E; EggNog:ENOG503NXIY) translates to MSPLPEEFDIIVCGGGSTGCVVAGRLANLDHNLKVLLIEAGENNLNNPWVFRPGIFPRNMKLDSKTATFYESNPSPSLSGRGAIVPAANILGGGSSINFMMYTRASASDYDDFQAKGWSAEELLPFMKKFETYQRASHNRETHGFEGPIKVSFGNYQYPIKDDFLRAAESQGIPIVDDLQDLKTGHGAEQWLKWINRDTGRRSDAAHAYIHATRAVHSNLYLACNTKVDKVIIENGRAVAVQTVPTKPLGNSPGTRIFKARKQIVVSGGTMSSPLILQRSGIGDPAKLRAAGVKPIVDLPGVGLNFQDHYLTFSLYRAKPGVESFDDFARGDPATQKRVFEEWNLKGTGPLATNGIEAGVKIRPTPEELKEFESWPTPNFKEGWESYFKNKPDKPVMHYSVIAGWFGDHMLVPPGNYFTMFHFLEYPFSRGKTHITSPDPYAVPDFDAGFMSDPRDMVPMVWGYIKSRETARRMDAYAGECQSMHPVFDYDSEARAHDLNLADTNAYALPGNITAGIQHGSWSVPLPEPEDKLTPENIKRIVSSNRKDKRRELKYTKKDIQAIEEWVKRHVETTWHCLGTCSMAPREGNSIVKHGVLDERLNVHGVKGLKVADLSIAPDNVGANTFTVALTIGEKAAALVAEDLGYSGEALEMKVPDYHAPGENRLASRL